One genomic window of Gallaecimonas sp. GXIMD4217 includes the following:
- a CDS encoding leucyl aminopeptidase family protein has translation MAFAKPVRLDSLSAATQSGDFDALILIHGPRADFPAELADALAQYQALDQRFASGTVLIANAAAPGGRIIASATGPLDRDYDDVRRFYDAARQAAQAARDAGSRNPALLVLGMPDDERYGNAEAVAALGFWQALWQPLEAREARGEGEVEPVESLGIISEQADIDRLMALEAGRRAGRDLCGTEPERMAPQRFAEYCEQLFAGSPVKVSVLADVDRLKRDYPLLMAVARASLDVDRHMPCVIRLEYVGEGPIEKTLLFAGKGITYDTGGADLKINGAMAGMSRDKGGAAAVAGFMKTVAELKPQGLKVIAEIGAVRNSIGADCFVPDEIVTSHAGVRSRIGNTDAEGRLVLADLLSHLREDALEAVEPELFSIATLTGHAARAMGPYTAVLENGPARALHTAETFMHQGDLWADPVELSRLRREDYDFVRARSPADDVLTSNNAPSSVTSRGHQFPMAFLAIASGLDRHGNSADKPLPYTHIDIAGSGVEGGDWQHGKPSAAPVLTLAATYL, from the coding sequence ATGGCCTTTGCCAAGCCGGTTCGCCTTGATTCCCTGAGCGCCGCCACCCAGAGCGGCGATTTCGACGCCCTCATTCTCATCCATGGCCCCAGGGCCGATTTTCCCGCCGAACTGGCCGACGCCCTGGCCCAGTACCAGGCCTTGGACCAGCGCTTTGCCAGCGGCACCGTGCTGATCGCCAACGCCGCCGCCCCGGGTGGTCGCATCATCGCCAGCGCCACCGGTCCCCTGGACAGGGACTATGACGACGTGCGCCGCTTCTACGACGCCGCCAGGCAGGCCGCCCAGGCGGCCCGTGATGCCGGCAGCCGCAATCCCGCCCTGCTGGTGCTGGGCATGCCGGACGACGAGCGCTATGGCAATGCCGAGGCGGTGGCGGCCCTGGGCTTCTGGCAGGCCCTGTGGCAGCCCCTGGAGGCCCGCGAGGCGAGAGGGGAGGGCGAGGTGGAGCCGGTCGAGAGCCTGGGCATCATCTCCGAGCAGGCCGATATCGACCGCCTGATGGCCCTGGAAGCCGGCCGCCGCGCCGGCCGCGATCTCTGCGGCACCGAGCCGGAGCGCATGGCGCCCCAGCGCTTCGCCGAATACTGCGAGCAGCTCTTTGCCGGCAGCCCGGTCAAGGTGTCGGTGCTGGCGGACGTGGATCGCCTCAAGCGCGACTATCCGCTGCTGATGGCCGTGGCCAGGGCCAGCCTGGACGTGGACCGCCACATGCCCTGCGTGATCCGCCTGGAATATGTGGGCGAGGGCCCCATAGAGAAGACCCTGCTGTTCGCCGGCAAGGGCATTACCTATGACACCGGCGGTGCCGATCTCAAGATCAATGGCGCCATGGCCGGCATGAGCCGCGACAAGGGCGGCGCCGCCGCCGTGGCCGGCTTCATGAAGACGGTGGCCGAGCTTAAGCCCCAGGGCCTGAAGGTCATCGCCGAGATAGGGGCGGTGCGCAACAGCATAGGGGCCGACTGCTTCGTGCCGGACGAGATCGTCACCAGCCATGCCGGGGTGCGCTCGCGCATCGGCAACACCGACGCCGAAGGGCGCCTGGTGCTGGCGGATCTGCTGTCCCACCTGCGTGAGGACGCCCTGGAGGCGGTGGAGCCGGAGCTGTTCTCCATCGCCACCCTCACCGGTCACGCCGCCCGGGCCATGGGCCCCTACACGGCGGTGCTGGAAAACGGCCCGGCCCGGGCCCTGCATACCGCCGAGACCTTCATGCACCAGGGCGATCTCTGGGCCGATCCGGTGGAGCTGTCCCGCCTGCGCCGCGAAGACTACGATTTCGTCCGTGCCCGCAGCCCGGCCGATGACGTGCTGACCAGCAACAATGCGCCGTCCAGCGTCACCAGCCGCGGTCACCAGTTCCCCATGGCCTTCCTGGCCATCGCCTCTGGCCTCGACAGGCATGGCAACAGCGCCGACAAGCCGCTGCCCTACACCCATATCGACATCGCCGGCAGCGGTGTCGAAGGGGGCGACTGGCAGCACGGCAAGCCCTCGGCGGCGCCGGTGCTGACCCTGGCCGCCACTTACCTCTGA
- a CDS encoding DUF4177 domain-containing protein: MKEYKAVIYQEGMLGSLFLGQSKIDPERFSEFLNENARQGWRVVTMEKDQRRMLLFWKREAYVVLMERDA; the protein is encoded by the coding sequence ATGAAAGAGTACAAGGCCGTTATCTACCAAGAAGGGATGTTGGGTTCATTGTTCCTGGGCCAGTCCAAGATCGATCCCGAGCGCTTTTCCGAGTTCCTCAACGAAAATGCCCGCCAGGGCTGGCGCGTGGTGACCATGGAGAAGGACCAGCGCCGCATGCTGCTGTTCTGGAAGCGCGAGGCCTATGTGGTGCTGATGGAAAGGGACGCCTGA
- the gpt gene encoding xanthine phosphoribosyltransferase has protein sequence MTKKYIVSWDAFHTASRELAERLLPADQWRGILAVTRGGMMPALILARELNVRHIDTVCISSYDHDNQRELEVLKGAHEAVGDGEGYLVVDDLVDSGETAKVLRQMYPKARFVTVFAKPQGKPLVDDYVIDIAQDTWIEQPWDMAPAYIRPLAGK, from the coding sequence ATGACCAAGAAATACATCGTCAGCTGGGACGCCTTCCACACCGCCTCTCGTGAGCTGGCCGAGCGCCTGCTGCCGGCCGACCAGTGGCGGGGGATCCTGGCCGTGACCCGGGGCGGCATGATGCCGGCCCTGATCCTGGCCCGGGAGCTGAACGTCCGCCATATCGACACCGTCTGCATCTCCTCCTACGACCACGACAACCAGCGCGAGCTGGAGGTGCTCAAGGGCGCCCATGAGGCCGTGGGCGACGGCGAGGGCTACCTGGTGGTGGACGATCTGGTGGACTCCGGCGAAACCGCCAAGGTGCTCCGCCAGATGTACCCCAAGGCCAGGTTCGTCACCGTCTTCGCCAAGCCCCAGGGCAAGCCGCTGGTGGACGACTATGTCATCGACATCGCCCAGGACACCTGGATAGAGCAGCCCTGGGACATGGCGCCGGCCTATATCCGGCCCCTGGCCGGGAAGTAA
- the ribA gene encoding GTP cyclohydrolase II: MSIRYVESSRLPTPWAVFQMHGFADEQSNKEHVVLTLGDVADGEPVLTRLHSECLTGDALFSQRCDCGAQLEAALRAIAAEGRGALLYLRQEGRGIGLLNKIKAYRLQDEGADTVEANERLGFAADQREYSLVKPMLERLGIKKIRLMTNNPRKVVALEDLGLDVVERVVHRHGDNPHNESYLATKAGKLGHWMHEE, translated from the coding sequence TTGTCTATTCGCTATGTGGAATCTTCCCGCCTGCCCACCCCCTGGGCCGTTTTCCAGATGCACGGCTTTGCCGACGAGCAGAGCAACAAGGAGCATGTGGTGCTGACCTTGGGCGACGTGGCCGATGGTGAGCCGGTACTGACCCGCCTTCACTCCGAATGCCTGACCGGTGACGCCCTGTTCAGCCAGCGCTGCGACTGCGGTGCCCAGCTGGAGGCGGCCCTGAGGGCCATCGCCGCCGAGGGCCGTGGCGCCCTGCTGTACCTGCGCCAGGAAGGCCGCGGCATCGGCCTGTTGAACAAGATCAAGGCCTACCGCCTGCAGGACGAAGGGGCCGATACCGTGGAAGCCAACGAGCGCCTGGGCTTTGCCGCCGATCAGCGCGAATACAGCCTGGTCAAGCCGATGCTGGAGCGCCTGGGCATCAAGAAGATCCGCCTGATGACCAACAACCCCCGCAAGGTGGTGGCCCTGGAGGATCTGGGCCTGGACGTGGTGGAGCGGGTGGTGCATCGCCATGGTGACAACCCCCATAACGAGAGCTACCTGGCCACCAAGGCCGGTAAGCTCGGCCACTGGATGCACGAGGAATAG
- a CDS encoding DUF2461 domain-containing protein, with protein MFSQDSLDFLAALAANNDRDWFQDHKQDYERRVKAPALAFIDAMAAPMAEIAPRFAVGPRCLMRVYRDTRFARDKRPYKTNVGIQFRHDLGKDVHAPGYYVHVEPGQCFLGVGSWHPESQALRRIRDCIDDSPRNWLLARDDKAFRSHFQLRGESLVRPPKGFAADHPHLEDLKRKDYIAVCPIDDDAVLGEGFVAYCAERFRSADRWMRFLCHAMEAPFEK; from the coding sequence ATGTTCAGTCAAGACAGCCTGGACTTCCTGGCCGCCCTGGCGGCCAATAACGACAGGGACTGGTTCCAGGACCACAAGCAGGACTACGAACGGAGGGTGAAGGCCCCGGCCCTGGCCTTTATCGACGCCATGGCGGCGCCCATGGCCGAGATCGCCCCCCGCTTCGCGGTGGGGCCGCGTTGTCTGATGCGGGTGTACCGCGACACCCGTTTCGCCAGGGACAAGCGCCCCTACAAGACCAATGTGGGTATCCAGTTCCGCCATGATCTGGGCAAGGACGTCCATGCCCCCGGTTACTATGTGCATGTCGAGCCGGGCCAATGCTTCCTGGGCGTGGGCAGCTGGCACCCCGAGAGCCAGGCCCTGCGCAGGATCCGCGACTGCATAGACGACAGCCCCAGGAACTGGCTGCTGGCCAGGGACGACAAGGCCTTTCGCTCCCACTTCCAGCTCAGAGGCGAAAGCCTGGTAAGGCCCCCCAAGGGCTTCGCCGCCGATCACCCCCATCTGGAGGATCTCAAGCGCAAGGACTATATCGCCGTCTGCCCTATCGATGATGACGCCGTGCTGGGCGAAGGCTTCGTGGCCTACTGCGCCGAGCGCTTTCGAAGCGCCGACCGCTGGATGCGTTTCCTTTGCCACGCCATGGAGGCGCCCTTCGAAAAATGA
- a CDS encoding NCS2 family permease — translation MLERLFKLNELGTTARQEVIAGITTFLTMAYIIFVNPSILAQAGMDQGAVFVATCLAAALGCLIMGLVANYPIALAPGMGLNAFFTYTVVLTQGYSWQAALGAVFMSGCLFLLLSLFRVREWIINSIPGALKIGIAAGIGLFLAIIALKNAGIVVDHPATLVTLGDVHSLPVQLAILGFFLIVGLISRGVKGGVMLAILAVTGLGLLLGDIQYQGIASMPPSVLPTLMQMDLSSALELSMLSVVFAFLFVDLFDTSGTLVAVAQKAELLDERGRLPRLNRALLADSSATIAGAALGTSTTTSYVESTAGVAVGGRSGLTAVVTGLLFLAALFFAPLAGMVPAYATAGALFYVAVLMMGSVKNIHWDDLSDAVPVVVVAALMPLTFSIAHGIAFGFISFALAKVLAGKAREVTPAVWVVAALFLLKFAFAG, via the coding sequence ATGCTGGAAAGACTGTTCAAACTCAACGAACTGGGCACCACGGCCCGCCAGGAAGTGATCGCCGGCATCACCACCTTCCTGACCATGGCCTACATCATCTTCGTCAACCCCAGCATCCTGGCCCAGGCGGGCATGGATCAGGGCGCCGTCTTCGTGGCCACCTGCCTGGCCGCAGCCCTCGGCTGCCTGATCATGGGCCTGGTGGCCAACTACCCCATCGCCCTGGCCCCCGGCATGGGCCTCAACGCCTTTTTCACCTATACGGTGGTGCTGACCCAGGGCTACAGCTGGCAGGCGGCCCTGGGGGCGGTGTTCATGTCCGGCTGCCTCTTCCTGCTGCTGAGCCTGTTTCGGGTCCGCGAGTGGATCATCAACTCCATCCCCGGCGCCCTGAAGATCGGCATTGCCGCCGGCATCGGCCTGTTTCTGGCGATCATCGCCCTTAAAAATGCCGGCATCGTCGTTGATCACCCGGCCACCCTGGTGACCCTGGGCGATGTCCACTCCCTGCCGGTACAGCTGGCCATACTGGGCTTCTTCCTGATCGTCGGCCTGATCAGCCGCGGCGTGAAGGGCGGCGTGATGCTGGCCATACTGGCCGTCACCGGCCTGGGCCTGCTCCTTGGCGACATCCAGTACCAGGGCATTGCCTCCATGCCGCCGTCGGTGCTGCCGACCCTGATGCAGATGGACTTGTCCTCGGCCCTGGAGCTGAGCATGCTGTCGGTGGTGTTCGCCTTCCTGTTCGTGGATCTGTTCGACACCTCCGGCACCCTGGTGGCGGTGGCCCAGAAGGCCGAGCTGCTCGACGAGAGGGGCCGGCTGCCGCGCCTGAACAGGGCCCTGCTGGCGGACAGCTCCGCCACCATCGCCGGCGCCGCCCTGGGTACCTCCACCACCACCTCCTATGTGGAAAGCACCGCCGGCGTCGCCGTGGGCGGCCGCAGCGGCCTGACCGCCGTGGTCACCGGCCTGCTGTTCCTGGCGGCGCTGTTCTTTGCGCCCCTGGCTGGCATGGTGCCGGCCTATGCTACCGCCGGCGCCCTGTTCTATGTGGCGGTGTTGATGATGGGCAGCGTCAAGAACATCCATTGGGATGACCTCTCCGACGCCGTACCCGTGGTGGTGGTGGCGGCGCTGATGCCGCTGACCTTCTCCATTGCCCACGGCATCGCCTTCGGCTTCATCAGCTTCGCCCTGGCCAAGGTGTTGGCCGGCAAGGCCAGGGAAGTCACCCCGGCGGTGTGGGTGGTGGCGGCCCTGTTCCTCCTCAAGTTTGCTTTTGCGGGATAA
- the dinB gene encoding DNA polymerase IV produces MRKIIHVDMDCFYAAVEMRDNPALRGIPLAIGGSPQRRGVIATCNYEARAFGVRSAMSSHKALSLCPNLTLIPGRMEVYKETSARIRDIFARFTDKIEPLSLDEAYLDVTDSRHCQGSATLIAMQIRQMIKDELGLTASAGVAPNKFLAKIASEENKPDGLFVLTPDQVPDFVRKLPLRKIPGVGQATEARLAQLGLKTGQDVLRRDLDWLLNKLGKFGAVLHERAQGIDERPVAVSRVRKSVGVETTLSEDVDGLAAVMAVADRLWPELKRRLGDRPIHKLGVKVKFSDFVQTTMEHSTAVLDKAMLEGLLAGALERGGGKKVRLVGLSVGLLDGNRSRQLPLDFDEGR; encoded by the coding sequence ATGCGCAAGATCATCCATGTGGACATGGACTGCTTCTATGCCGCCGTGGAGATGCGGGACAACCCGGCCCTGCGCGGCATTCCCCTGGCCATAGGCGGCAGCCCCCAGCGGCGCGGGGTCATCGCCACCTGCAACTACGAGGCCAGGGCCTTCGGGGTGCGTTCGGCCATGAGCAGCCACAAGGCCCTGAGCCTGTGCCCCAACCTGACCCTGATCCCGGGCCGCATGGAGGTCTACAAGGAAACCTCGGCGCGGATCCGCGACATCTTCGCCCGCTTCACCGACAAGATAGAGCCCCTGTCCCTGGACGAGGCCTACCTGGATGTCACCGACAGCCGCCATTGCCAGGGCTCGGCCACCCTCATTGCCATGCAGATCCGCCAGATGATCAAGGATGAACTGGGGCTCACCGCCTCGGCCGGGGTGGCCCCCAACAAGTTCCTGGCCAAGATAGCCTCGGAGGAAAACAAGCCGGACGGCCTGTTCGTGCTGACCCCGGACCAGGTGCCGGATTTCGTGCGCAAGCTGCCCCTTCGCAAGATCCCCGGGGTCGGCCAGGCCACCGAGGCCAGGCTGGCCCAGCTGGGCCTGAAGACCGGCCAGGACGTGCTGCGGCGGGATCTGGACTGGCTGCTCAACAAGCTGGGCAAGTTCGGCGCCGTGCTCCACGAGCGGGCCCAGGGCATAGACGAGCGGCCGGTGGCGGTGAGCCGGGTGCGCAAGTCGGTGGGGGTGGAAACCACCCTCAGCGAAGACGTGGACGGGCTGGCGGCGGTGATGGCGGTGGCCGATAGGCTCTGGCCGGAACTTAAGCGCCGCCTGGGCGACAGGCCCATCCACAAGCTGGGGGTGAAAGTGAAGTTCAGCGATTTCGTGCAGACCACCATGGAGCACAGCACGGCGGTGCTGGACAAGGCCATGCTGGAGGGGCTGCTGGCCGGCGCCCTGGAGCGGGGGGGCGGCAAGAAGGTGCGGCTGGTGGGGCTCAGCGTCGGCCTGCTGGACGGCAACAGGAGCCGGCAACTGCCCCTGGACTTTGACGAAGGCCGTTAA
- the ycaO gene encoding 30S ribosomal protein S12 methylthiotransferase accessory factor YcaO has translation MTKTFIPGKDAALEDSIVNLRNAIEGLGFHIEEARWLNPAPHIWSVHIRDRDCPQVFSNGKGASRDAALASAYGELIERISTRYLWADFMLDPMLAEFGHVHQADERWFEPSQDWPEDLLDEHFKAIYLDDGKPAPADLADMNGGGTGNGICALPYVRQSDGQTVYVPVNLIGNIFVSNGMSAGNNREEAQVQGLSEIFERAIKNRILVDAITLPEVPAEVLARYPKIAEGMASLEESGFTLRALDASLGGRYPVMCVTLLHPDGGVYASFGAHPKFGVALERALTELLQGRALDELEGFPAPTTDMEQVEDPHNLELHFIDSSGYVSWALLSDEPDYAFADWDDEHDNKFERQALIELLHEEGHQVYVAEYQKLGAYACRILVPGFSDIYLPDEMIWHNNNQALAHRQTLFNLADAGEEQLEALLSLLESVGANDQLRVLEWAGIVGDKGTPWARLRIGELKLWLLLALGEHEEAFEVLGSVLASGHLEAHERASLRALHAVLELSLAEVDMAHYRRALVAYHGEAAVELALALVSGEARFPGLQPLDAAAPTLGHGKLLEAYRKVLKGQLR, from the coding sequence ATGACCAAGACCTTTATCCCCGGCAAGGACGCGGCCCTGGAAGACTCCATCGTCAACCTGCGCAACGCCATCGAAGGCCTGGGCTTCCATATCGAAGAGGCCCGCTGGTTGAACCCGGCTCCCCACATCTGGTCCGTGCATATCCGTGATCGCGACTGCCCCCAGGTGTTCTCCAACGGCAAGGGCGCCAGCCGCGACGCGGCCCTGGCCTCCGCCTACGGCGAGCTGATCGAGCGGATCTCCACCCGCTACCTGTGGGCCGACTTCATGCTCGACCCCATGCTGGCGGAGTTCGGTCATGTGCACCAGGCCGACGAGCGCTGGTTCGAGCCCAGCCAGGATTGGCCCGAAGACCTGCTGGACGAGCACTTCAAGGCCATCTACCTGGACGACGGCAAGCCGGCCCCGGCCGATCTGGCCGACATGAACGGCGGCGGCACCGGCAACGGCATCTGCGCCCTGCCTTACGTGCGCCAGAGCGACGGCCAGACCGTGTACGTGCCGGTGAACCTGATCGGCAACATCTTCGTGTCCAACGGCATGAGCGCCGGCAACAACCGCGAAGAGGCCCAGGTGCAGGGCCTGTCCGAGATCTTCGAGCGCGCCATCAAGAACCGCATCCTGGTGGACGCCATCACCTTGCCGGAGGTGCCGGCCGAGGTGCTGGCCCGCTACCCCAAAATAGCCGAGGGCATGGCCTCCCTGGAGGAGAGCGGCTTTACCCTGCGCGCCCTGGACGCCTCCCTGGGCGGCCGCTATCCGGTGATGTGCGTGACCCTGCTGCACCCGGACGGCGGCGTCTACGCCTCCTTCGGCGCCCATCCCAAGTTCGGCGTGGCCCTGGAGCGGGCCCTGACCGAGCTGCTGCAGGGCCGCGCCCTGGACGAGCTGGAAGGCTTCCCGGCCCCCACCACCGACATGGAGCAGGTGGAGGATCCCCACAACCTGGAGCTGCATTTCATCGACTCCAGCGGTTACGTGAGCTGGGCGCTGCTGTCCGATGAGCCGGACTACGCCTTTGCCGACTGGGACGATGAGCACGACAACAAGTTCGAGCGCCAGGCGTTGATCGAGCTGCTGCACGAGGAAGGTCACCAGGTTTATGTTGCCGAGTACCAGAAGCTGGGCGCCTATGCCTGTCGCATCCTGGTGCCGGGCTTCTCCGACATCTACCTGCCCGACGAGATGATCTGGCACAACAACAACCAGGCCCTGGCCCACCGCCAGACCCTGTTCAACCTGGCGGACGCCGGTGAGGAGCAGCTGGAAGCCCTGCTCAGCCTGCTGGAGTCCGTGGGCGCCAACGACCAGCTGCGGGTGCTGGAATGGGCCGGCATCGTCGGCGACAAGGGCACCCCCTGGGCACGGCTGCGCATCGGCGAGCTGAAGCTGTGGCTGCTGCTGGCCCTGGGCGAGCACGAAGAGGCCTTCGAGGTGCTGGGCTCGGTGCTGGCCTCCGGCCACCTGGAAGCCCACGAAAGGGCCAGCCTGCGTGCCCTGCACGCGGTGCTGGAGCTGAGCCTGGCCGAGGTGGACATGGCCCATTACCGCCGCGCCCTGGTGGCCTACCATGGCGAGGCCGCCGTCGAACTGGCCCTGGCCCTGGTGTCAGGTGAAGCCCGCTTCCCCGGTCTGCAGCCTTTGGACGCCGCCGCCCCCACCCTGGGCCACGGCAAGCTGCTGGAGGCCTACCGCAAGGTGCTCAAGGGCCAGCTGCGCTAA
- a CDS encoding methyl-accepting chemotaxis protein, translating to MRNNLPIVDAEVHFPETAELVSTTDTKGIITYVNPAFVEVSGFSESELLGQPHNIVRHPDMPPRAFQDLWQKLKAGKPWRGLVKNRCKDGRYYWVDAYVTPIFENDKCVGYQSVRIKPSQQLKEKAAKAYGDLNAGKAFKPSTDLSGFVYGGLPITLATLAAFFLGGWQTAMAAGIGGTAAALGLFAWLRPLWVMDEQAANFHDLPLSKSIYVGQRFGSGMRFDTMMNWARNMAIMGRTKDATFSLAAVSDQLVRSVGMAKRQANEQGDQSNQMAVAINELTSTIAEIARSSQTTSDHVQGTHQQCAEARDALHGSAERIRVLQKDVEEAALAAISLQQETEKVTSIMGEIEGIADQTNLLALNAAIEAARAGEHGRGFAVVADEVRALSSRTQQSAEEIRDSLAGMGRMLDSWRELMDRNREHAENCVVGTEEVTMTLDGIFNKVAEINDLAAQIATAAEQQGAVASEVNENIHRLKALTDDTARAMLELDESGQLLNQSTDRIAGLSNTFMH from the coding sequence ATGCGCAACAACCTCCCCATAGTCGACGCCGAAGTCCATTTCCCCGAGACCGCCGAGCTGGTCTCCACCACGGACACCAAGGGCATCATCACCTACGTCAACCCGGCCTTCGTCGAAGTGTCCGGTTTCTCCGAATCCGAGCTGCTCGGCCAGCCCCACAACATCGTCCGCCACCCGGACATGCCGCCCCGGGCCTTCCAGGACCTCTGGCAAAAACTCAAGGCCGGCAAGCCCTGGCGCGGCCTGGTCAAGAACCGCTGCAAGGACGGCCGCTACTACTGGGTGGACGCCTATGTGACCCCCATCTTCGAAAACGACAAGTGCGTCGGCTACCAGTCGGTACGCATCAAGCCCAGCCAGCAGCTCAAGGAAAAGGCCGCCAAGGCCTATGGCGACCTCAATGCCGGCAAGGCCTTCAAGCCCAGCACCGACCTCAGCGGCTTCGTCTACGGTGGCCTGCCCATCACCCTGGCCACCCTGGCCGCCTTCTTCCTGGGCGGCTGGCAGACCGCCATGGCCGCCGGCATAGGTGGCACCGCCGCCGCCCTGGGCCTGTTCGCCTGGCTGAGGCCGCTGTGGGTGATGGACGAGCAGGCCGCCAATTTCCACGACCTGCCGCTGTCCAAGAGCATCTATGTGGGCCAGCGCTTCGGCTCCGGCATGCGCTTCGATACCATGATGAACTGGGCCCGCAACATGGCCATCATGGGCCGCACCAAGGACGCCACCTTCTCCCTGGCGGCGGTCTCCGACCAGCTGGTACGCAGCGTCGGCATGGCCAAGCGCCAGGCCAACGAGCAGGGCGACCAGTCCAACCAGATGGCGGTGGCCATCAACGAGCTGACCTCCACCATCGCCGAGATCGCCCGCTCCAGCCAGACCACCTCGGATCACGTCCAGGGCACCCACCAGCAATGCGCCGAGGCCCGCGACGCCCTGCACGGCTCCGCCGAGCGGATCCGGGTGTTGCAGAAAGACGTGGAGGAAGCGGCCCTGGCGGCGATTTCCCTGCAGCAGGAGACCGAGAAGGTCACCAGCATCATGGGCGAGATCGAGGGCATTGCCGACCAGACCAACCTGCTGGCCCTGAACGCCGCCATAGAGGCGGCCCGGGCCGGCGAGCACGGCCGCGGCTTTGCGGTGGTGGCCGACGAGGTGCGGGCGCTGTCGTCCCGCACCCAGCAGTCCGCCGAGGAGATCCGCGATAGCCTGGCCGGCATGGGCCGCATGCTGGACTCCTGGCGGGAGCTGATGGACCGCAATCGCGAGCACGCCGAGAACTGCGTGGTGGGCACCGAGGAAGTGACCATGACCCTGGACGGCATCTTCAATAAGGTGGCGGAGATCAACGATCTGGCGGCCCAGATCGCCACCGCCGCCGAGCAGCAGGGCGCCGTGGCCTCAGAGGTGAACGAGAATATCCACCGCCTCAAGGCGCTGACCGACGACACCGCCAGGGCCATGCTCGAACTGGACGAAAGCGGCCAGCTGCTCAACCAGAGCACCGACCGCATCGCCGGCCTGTCCAACACCTTCATGCACTGA
- a CDS encoding alpha/beta hydrolase, which produces MQPMDDMLEEDVRLRHKTQADETSTLANSHARDERRSSLSSPFFHLHPKWYRLLPRARWAWQGADPLEVERGLSLIAASTQARTCDSRLDTVVGYRPGNWQYEWSQLGAVYGFAARKLVAEAPAQALEESIQAMTYYGIAAYPHMRGDVLAREAMVQMREHYRTACQLAGIRLENLEAREGGKDTRGWLHLPQSEERVPVVVVMAGPDLCALDFFNLYRRYLQPRGLGMLTLDMDGCGDQAELPMSERTERPVQAMLALLKAHPWVQSDRISGLGIRLGALGLVRTAFLDDTAFRAVATIAPWCHQALVDRELLAELPPMMRDCLASRLGVDGASEARLALALGKLSLLRQGLLGRRRLNTPLLSLSIKDDPMVPPDDGALLRLSCPQAKVYRLGRGKHFDMFDTLFGKAVTWLEQI; this is translated from the coding sequence ATGCAGCCAATGGACGACATGCTCGAGGAAGACGTGCGCCTGCGTCACAAGACCCAGGCCGACGAAACCTCGACCCTGGCCAACAGCCACGCCAGGGACGAGCGCCGCTCGTCCCTTTCCAGCCCCTTTTTCCATTTGCACCCCAAGTGGTACCGCCTGCTGCCCCGGGCCAGGTGGGCCTGGCAGGGCGCCGACCCACTCGAGGTGGAGCGGGGCCTGTCGCTGATTGCCGCCAGCACCCAGGCCCGCACCTGCGACAGCCGCCTGGATACCGTGGTCGGCTACCGGCCCGGCAACTGGCAGTACGAATGGTCCCAGCTCGGCGCCGTGTACGGCTTCGCGGCCAGGAAACTGGTGGCGGAAGCGCCGGCGCAGGCCCTGGAGGAAAGCATCCAGGCCATGACCTACTACGGCATCGCCGCCTATCCCCATATGCGCGGCGACGTGCTGGCCAGGGAGGCCATGGTCCAGATGCGGGAACACTACCGGACGGCCTGCCAGCTGGCCGGGATCCGCCTGGAAAACCTGGAGGCCCGAGAGGGCGGCAAGGACACCCGGGGCTGGCTGCACCTGCCCCAATCCGAGGAGCGGGTGCCTGTGGTGGTGGTGATGGCCGGCCCGGATCTCTGCGCCCTGGATTTCTTCAACCTCTACCGCCGCTACCTGCAGCCCAGGGGCCTGGGCATGCTGACCCTGGACATGGACGGTTGCGGCGATCAGGCCGAGCTGCCGATGAGCGAACGCACCGAGCGGCCGGTGCAGGCCATGCTGGCGCTGCTCAAGGCGCACCCCTGGGTACAGAGCGACAGGATCAGCGGCCTGGGCATCCGCCTCGGCGCCCTGGGCCTGGTGCGCACCGCCTTCCTGGACGACACCGCCTTCAGAGCCGTGGCCACCATAGCCCCCTGGTGCCACCAGGCGCTGGTGGACAGGGAGCTGCTGGCGGAGCTGCCGCCCATGATGCGGGATTGCCTGGCATCCAGGCTGGGGGTGGATGGCGCCAGCGAGGCCAGGCTGGCCCTGGCCCTGGGCAAGCTGAGCCTGCTGCGCCAGGGACTGCTGGGGCGGCGGCGCCTGAACACGCCGCTGCTCAGCCTGTCCATCAAGGACGATCCCATGGTGCCGCCGGACGACGGCGCCCTGCTCAGGCTGTCCTGCCCCCAGGCCAAGGTCTATCGCCTGGGCCGGGGCAAGCACTTCGACATGTTCGACACCCTGTTCGGCAAGGCGGTGACCTGGCTGGAGCAGATCTGA